A genomic stretch from Kribbella amoyensis includes:
- a CDS encoding M28 family metallopeptidase gives MRHLAGIGPREGTSTAYRAALGWLEQQFRAAGYQTRRQPVPVPAGTSWGIPVRAGTSWNLIATRPGFDPAAPHRIVGAHLDTVPQAPGAEDNASGIAVLLETARLHRDRPTRFPTAFIAFGAEEPRGPGDSRHHYGSRAYVASLPQAHRTALRGMVSLDRVGVGAVVPICAGSPDQLALRTQVRAVAARLGVRSRVCVNRSSDHWSFVRAGLPGVRLGSTPYAEYHSARDLPGVVDPAQLERMGRVASGWLLTG, from the coding sequence GTGCGCCACCTCGCCGGGATCGGCCCGCGCGAGGGGACCAGTACCGCGTACCGGGCCGCGCTCGGCTGGCTCGAACAACAGTTCCGTGCCGCCGGGTACCAAACGCGCCGCCAGCCGGTCCCGGTCCCCGCCGGAACCTCCTGGGGCATCCCCGTCCGCGCCGGCACGTCCTGGAACCTGATCGCCACCCGCCCCGGCTTCGACCCCGCCGCGCCACACCGGATCGTCGGCGCCCACCTGGACACCGTCCCTCAAGCACCGGGCGCCGAGGACAACGCCTCCGGTATCGCCGTCCTCCTGGAGACCGCGAGACTCCACCGGGACCGCCCGACCCGCTTCCCCACCGCGTTCATCGCCTTCGGCGCCGAGGAACCACGCGGCCCCGGCGACAGCCGCCACCACTACGGCTCCCGCGCGTACGTCGCGTCCCTCCCGCAGGCTCACCGGACAGCGCTGCGTGGCATGGTCTCCCTGGACCGAGTAGGCGTAGGCGCCGTCGTCCCGATCTGCGCGGGCTCCCCCGATCAGCTCGCGCTGCGCACCCAGGTCCGCGCGGTCGCGGCCCGACTCGGCGTACGGAGCCGGGTATGCGTGAACAGGTCGAGCGACCACTGGTCCTTCGTCCGCGCCGGCCTCCCCGGCGTGCGGCTCGGCAGTACCCCCTACGCGGAGTACCACAGCGCCCGTGACCTCCCCGGCGTCGTGGACCCGGCCCAGCTCGAACGGATGGGCCGCGTAGCGTCCGGATGGCTCCTAACGGGCTGA
- a CDS encoding CapA family protein yields MDPFDEPARYPLRIKGPQPPAQVVAMTAGGDLMLGRRVGAASARAGDVSRPLRAIGPRLKAPDLTVVNLESTLSTAGEPQQGGDSFAAPPGVVAGLRDVGIDVVSLANNHTGDFQRRALVETVRLVKAGGLQPVGAGSNLQEAARPVIVTRDGVRFGFLAFNAIGETPRATATTPGVVEVRMPPRTGPLNQGDLAAVTRAIRALKTSVDVVAVLPHWGQQYTHDPVPAQRAVAAALTTAGADLVIGGHPHWVQAVEFPAGKVVAHSLGNLVFDMDFAQQTREGVLLELTYWGKTLKAARLTPYVIGADFGPRVVTGTRAEQILADLRSAR; encoded by the coding sequence GTGGATCCGTTCGACGAGCCGGCGCGGTACCCGTTGCGGATCAAGGGGCCACAGCCACCCGCCCAGGTCGTGGCGATGACTGCCGGTGGGGACTTAATGCTCGGGAGGAGGGTCGGAGCGGCTTCGGCGCGAGCCGGCGACGTCTCCCGGCCGTTGCGCGCGATCGGGCCGCGGCTGAAGGCCCCTGATCTCACCGTGGTGAATCTCGAGAGCACGCTCTCCACAGCGGGTGAGCCACAACAAGGCGGTGATTCCTTCGCGGCTCCGCCTGGCGTGGTCGCCGGACTGCGGGACGTCGGCATCGATGTGGTCTCGCTGGCCAACAATCACACCGGGGACTTCCAGCGACGCGCTCTCGTCGAGACCGTGCGGCTGGTGAAGGCGGGCGGGCTGCAGCCGGTCGGTGCCGGGAGCAATCTCCAGGAGGCGGCCCGTCCGGTGATCGTCACGCGGGACGGGGTCCGGTTCGGGTTCCTGGCCTTCAACGCGATCGGTGAGACGCCGCGGGCCACGGCGACCACCCCCGGTGTGGTCGAGGTGCGCATGCCGCCGAGGACGGGGCCGCTCAACCAGGGCGACCTCGCCGCGGTCACCAGGGCGATCCGGGCACTCAAGACCTCGGTCGACGTGGTCGCGGTGCTGCCGCACTGGGGTCAGCAGTACACCCACGACCCGGTACCGGCGCAGCGGGCGGTAGCGGCAGCGCTGACCACCGCGGGTGCGGATCTGGTGATCGGTGGGCACCCGCATTGGGTCCAGGCGGTGGAGTTCCCGGCGGGCAAGGTGGTCGCTCACTCGCTGGGCAACCTCGTGTTCGACATGGACTTCGCGCAGCAGACCCGGGAGGGGGTCCTGCTGGAGCTCACCTACTGGGGCAAGACGTTGAAGGCCGCGCGCCTCACGCCGTACGTGATCGGGGCCGACTTCGGCCCGCGCGTGGTCACGGGGACGAGGGCGGAGCAGATCCTTGCCGACCTCCGCTCAGCCCGTTAG
- a CDS encoding LacI family DNA-binding transcriptional regulator: protein MRTRLKDVAERAGVSVKTVSNVVNGYQHVSPALRAKVTVALEELGYRPNLSARTLRRGRSGMIALALPSVRGPYFSELAHLIVREAEQHELTVLIDCTYGDLTREQTVAEGFRTQLIDGMILCPWQLGATDLRRREDTTPLVLLGERVSNGVDSVAVDSRAVGEAATEHLLSIGRQRIGVLRSLPSNTGGVVSKIRLDGYKRALAAAGLEFDPALVVDVDRPHGVDPRVATDALLDLPEPIDAIFCFNDELALVAMRRLYEQGYRVPDDIAVIGVDGIAAGATITPTLSTIVPDKQQIAAEAVRMLVERIEGDSAAARRRVKAGFTLLPRESTMGLQRVRRRPRTRPARQATRS, encoded by the coding sequence ATGCGGACCCGACTCAAGGATGTCGCCGAACGAGCGGGCGTGTCCGTCAAGACGGTGTCCAACGTGGTCAACGGCTACCAACACGTGTCGCCGGCGCTGCGAGCCAAGGTGACGGTGGCGCTGGAGGAGCTCGGCTACCGGCCCAACCTCTCGGCCCGCACCCTGCGTCGGGGACGGTCCGGGATGATCGCGCTGGCCCTGCCCTCGGTCCGCGGTCCGTACTTCAGCGAGCTGGCACACCTGATCGTCAGGGAGGCCGAGCAGCACGAGCTCACGGTGCTGATCGACTGCACGTACGGCGACCTGACCCGCGAGCAGACCGTGGCCGAGGGGTTTCGTACCCAGCTCATCGACGGGATGATCCTGTGTCCGTGGCAACTGGGTGCGACAGACCTGCGCAGGCGGGAGGACACCACGCCGCTGGTGCTGCTCGGCGAGCGGGTCTCCAACGGAGTGGACAGCGTCGCGGTGGACAGCCGGGCGGTCGGAGAGGCAGCCACCGAACACCTGCTGTCGATCGGCCGTCAGCGGATCGGTGTCCTGCGAAGCCTGCCCAGCAACACCGGTGGCGTGGTCAGCAAGATCCGCCTGGACGGCTACAAGCGCGCGCTCGCCGCGGCCGGTCTGGAGTTCGACCCTGCCCTGGTCGTCGACGTCGACCGGCCGCACGGCGTGGACCCGAGGGTGGCGACCGACGCACTGCTCGACCTGCCGGAGCCGATCGACGCGATCTTCTGCTTCAACGACGAACTCGCGCTGGTCGCGATGCGCCGGCTGTACGAGCAGGGCTATCGCGTCCCGGACGACATCGCGGTGATCGGAGTCGACGGCATCGCCGCCGGTGCCACCATCACCCCGACGCTGTCCACCATCGTTCCGGACAAGCAACAGATCGCTGCCGAAGCAGTCCGCATGCTGGTCGAACGGATCGAGGGTGACTCAGCGGCCGCCCGCCGTCGGGTGAAGGCCGGATTCACCCTGCTTCCGCGGGAGAGCACCATGGGCCTACAGCGGGTCCGGCGCCGCCCCCGCACCCGACCGGCGAGACAGGCGACCCGGAGCTGA
- a CDS encoding sulfatase-like hydrolase/transferase: MNRRRKAIIGGLGLGLVAAAGCLGAPAAGVGTGTGAPGADPGRPNVIMILADDLGFADTSLYGGSIDTPHLAALADAGVTFTDGYAAAPVCAPSRLGLMTGRDPARWGADSNVSARRLPTDLTGDRAPGPAMGKLLQTAGYSTKAVGKWDLSGIDRFMGEDEVQDKPNLPHQLGFDEFYGVLAGLAQYCPENDNSTFAWDAAAGRYRSQDPDQYLTDEFSEQGADFVGQHAAQQDPFFLYLSYNAPHVPLQTRTACSLPAPVQDERARYEEMVRIVDEGVGRVMDALDAADGITGNHSSDPNVRNTIVAFTSDNGPEHDWQTGPLNGRKYSAFEGGVRVPFAMAWPARIPAGTEYNEMVSALDLLPTFATAAGAPWQDGDRPGVDLVPHVLSGRPAHTSLHWRYYGDNVQGGAPVGSARLAIRAGDLKYLRDVTPTGETSEQLYDFDRDYDGDGTPDGHTERHNEATSPRYGEDKRRLIGTWQDWATRLPVAEPFEVFRPATGLPDGFASYGGTWRQTDDARLAVSTDAAADVAASATYFRDSSNEVEVELSGSGSAGLVTRAEAGPVGSPAATTLNGYRTELVTGSDQVRLSRVEAGVAKEVAHGTLPAPVTAGTRYRLRTVHAGSRIEVYVDEAKAISWRDGRPRTGGSIGLHASENAIFDQLRVRP; this comes from the coding sequence ATGAACCGGCGCAGGAAGGCAATCATCGGTGGGCTCGGCCTCGGTCTGGTCGCCGCGGCGGGCTGCCTCGGCGCCCCGGCGGCCGGCGTGGGGACCGGCACCGGTGCGCCTGGGGCCGACCCCGGCAGGCCGAACGTGATCATGATCCTGGCCGACGACCTCGGTTTCGCCGACACCTCGCTGTACGGCGGCAGCATCGACACACCGCATCTCGCGGCCCTCGCCGACGCCGGTGTCACCTTCACCGACGGCTACGCGGCGGCACCGGTGTGCGCGCCGTCCCGGCTCGGGCTCATGACCGGCCGCGACCCGGCGCGCTGGGGCGCGGACAGCAACGTCTCCGCTCGTCGCCTCCCGACCGATCTGACCGGCGACCGCGCGCCCGGCCCGGCGATGGGCAAGCTACTGCAGACCGCGGGGTACTCGACCAAGGCCGTCGGCAAATGGGACCTGTCCGGTATCGACCGGTTCATGGGTGAGGACGAGGTGCAGGACAAGCCGAACCTGCCGCACCAGTTGGGGTTCGACGAGTTCTACGGTGTGCTCGCCGGGCTCGCTCAGTACTGCCCGGAGAACGACAACTCGACCTTCGCGTGGGATGCCGCGGCCGGGCGCTACCGCAGCCAGGACCCCGATCAGTACCTCACCGACGAGTTCAGTGAGCAGGGGGCGGACTTCGTCGGGCAGCATGCCGCGCAGCAGGATCCCTTCTTCCTGTACCTGTCCTACAACGCACCCCATGTACCCCTCCAGACCCGGACCGCGTGCTCGTTGCCGGCTCCGGTCCAGGATGAGCGGGCCCGGTACGAGGAGATGGTGCGCATCGTCGACGAGGGTGTCGGCCGGGTGATGGACGCGCTGGACGCCGCCGACGGCATCACCGGCAACCACAGCAGCGATCCGAACGTCCGCAACACCATCGTCGCCTTCACCTCCGACAACGGGCCGGAGCACGACTGGCAGACCGGCCCGCTGAACGGCCGGAAGTACTCCGCGTTCGAGGGCGGCGTCCGGGTGCCGTTCGCGATGGCCTGGCCGGCCCGGATCCCAGCCGGTACCGAGTACAACGAGATGGTGAGCGCGCTGGACCTGTTGCCCACCTTCGCGACGGCCGCGGGCGCGCCGTGGCAGGACGGGGACCGGCCAGGGGTCGACCTGGTCCCGCACGTCCTCAGCGGCCGGCCCGCTCACACCAGCCTGCACTGGCGCTATTACGGCGACAACGTCCAGGGCGGCGCACCGGTGGGCAGCGCCCGGCTGGCGATCCGGGCCGGCGACCTCAAGTACCTGCGCGATGTGACCCCGACCGGTGAGACCAGCGAGCAGCTGTACGACTTCGATCGCGACTACGACGGCGACGGAACCCCTGACGGTCACACCGAGCGGCACAACGAGGCGACCAGTCCGCGATACGGCGAGGACAAGCGGCGCCTGATCGGTACCTGGCAGGACTGGGCCACTCGGCTGCCGGTGGCTGAGCCGTTCGAGGTCTTCCGACCGGCGACGGGACTACCGGACGGATTCGCGTCGTACGGGGGGACATGGCGCCAGACCGACGATGCCAGACTGGCAGTGAGCACCGATGCCGCTGCGGATGTGGCGGCGTCGGCGACCTACTTCCGTGACAGCAGCAACGAGGTGGAGGTGGAGTTGTCCGGTTCCGGGTCGGCCGGCCTGGTCACGCGGGCCGAGGCCGGGCCGGTCGGCTCCCCCGCGGCCACAACGCTGAACGGCTACCGGACCGAACTCGTCACCGGCTCGGACCAGGTGCGGCTCAGCCGCGTCGAGGCCGGGGTGGCCAAAGAGGTTGCCCATGGCACCTTGCCCGCACCGGTGACGGCCGGCACCCGGTACCGGTTGAGAACCGTGCATGCCGGCAGCCGGATCGAGGTGTACGTCGACGAGGCGAAGGCGATCAGCTGGCGTGACGGCAGGCCGCGGACCGGCGGTAGCATCGGCCTGCACGCGAGCGAGAACGCGATCTTCGACCAGCTGAGGGTGCGTCCCTGA
- a CDS encoding GNAT family N-acetyltransferase — MAITITPLTDPDYRAFSRRLAWLAADADGNPVGSAYLRLNSKPSQAHLTELELTVHPAERRKGVGSLLLDAATTAAWENEARIVLADAVAESPGDHFLARHGFTVGLTLVFTRLPLRDTDVPSVAPPTGYELVAWQGAPPDNLIESFTVTRAAMNDAPIGDISYGVEAWDVERSRFVAEVVAQRGDRLHTVAAIHQESGDVVAFTELVVPGDGQADAQHYGTAVRTEHRGHGLARWVKAEQIRQVRADYPELRGLLTDMAESNHAMRAVNDALGYQITHRTHRYRLDRPGQPVSEPRPGASPWTARAR, encoded by the coding sequence TTGGCCATCACGATCACTCCCCTGACCGATCCGGACTACCGCGCGTTCAGCCGTCGACTCGCGTGGCTCGCTGCCGACGCGGACGGCAACCCGGTCGGCTCGGCGTACCTCCGACTCAACAGCAAGCCGTCCCAGGCGCACTTGACCGAGCTGGAACTCACGGTGCATCCCGCGGAGCGCAGGAAGGGCGTCGGCTCGCTGTTGCTCGACGCTGCGACCACAGCGGCGTGGGAGAACGAGGCGCGCATCGTCCTCGCCGACGCGGTCGCGGAGTCGCCTGGTGACCACTTCCTCGCCCGGCACGGATTCACGGTCGGGCTGACCCTCGTCTTCACCAGGCTGCCGCTGCGAGACACCGACGTACCCTCGGTCGCGCCGCCCACGGGGTACGAGCTGGTGGCGTGGCAGGGTGCACCGCCCGACAACCTGATCGAGTCGTTCACCGTGACGCGCGCCGCGATGAACGACGCCCCGATCGGCGACATCTCGTACGGCGTGGAGGCGTGGGACGTGGAGCGGTCCCGGTTCGTCGCCGAGGTGGTGGCGCAGCGCGGCGACCGCCTGCACACGGTCGCCGCGATCCACCAGGAGTCCGGTGACGTGGTCGCGTTCACCGAACTCGTCGTACCGGGTGACGGGCAGGCGGATGCGCAGCACTACGGCACCGCGGTACGCACGGAGCACCGCGGACACGGCCTCGCTCGCTGGGTGAAGGCCGAGCAGATCCGCCAGGTGCGCGCCGACTACCCCGAGCTGCGCGGACTGCTGACCGACATGGCCGAGTCGAACCACGCCATGCGGGCCGTGAACGATGCCCTGGGCTACCAAATCACCCACCGCACCCACCGGTACCGCCTGGATCGGCCCGGCCAGCCGGTCAGCGAACCGAGACCTGGCGCTAGCCCTTGGACAGCTCGAGCACGGTGA
- a CDS encoding M1 family metallopeptidase, whose product MTHDRHSYAEPALVRTTHLALELELDFDAKVVAGSATHTLAWTSPGERLVLDTRDITVTAVDGATSDGWEPLEFSLALPDEELGSALTIRTAGHEQVRVSYRTAPTATGLQWLEPSMTAGGLLPFMFSQSQAIHARSWVPVQDTPSVRFSYAAHVTAPPELMVLMSADNGTESRRTGSYDVVMPEPIPSYLLAIAAGDLVFEPTGERSGVWAEPEMAKRAAAEFSDTEEMMRVTEALFGPYRWGRYDLLVLPPSFPYGGMENPRMTFATPTVVIGDKSLVNVIAHELAHSWSGNLVTQDSWDDIWLNEGFTSYVENRIVEAVYGTETAVMETAIKQHSTAKLEPFTPAQLVVELPGLNHGTEYHGTTGLGPLKGSWFLSWLEERFGRDVFDPFLQGYFDRFAFRSINSTDFVQHLHEHLLTPHPDVVTAAEVAAWLDEPGIPAFAQRAESARFTAVDEARDTWLRTGELPSGGKSWTTQEWLRFLDAAPDQLSVIQLQQLDREFTLTGTANGEIARRWYSIAATSEYIAAYDELAGFLTRVGRMKLVLPVYKALSATDEGRAFAAEVFAAAKPGYHPITTAAVQKILGSGT is encoded by the coding sequence GTGACGCACGACCGCCACTCCTATGCCGAACCTGCCCTGGTCCGGACCACCCACCTCGCGCTGGAGCTCGAGCTGGACTTCGACGCCAAGGTCGTGGCCGGGAGTGCCACCCATACGCTCGCCTGGACCAGTCCGGGTGAGCGCCTGGTCCTGGACACCCGCGACATCACGGTCACGGCCGTGGACGGCGCGACCTCGGACGGCTGGGAGCCGCTGGAGTTCAGCCTCGCGCTGCCGGACGAGGAGCTCGGGTCCGCGCTGACGATCCGTACCGCGGGCCACGAGCAGGTCCGGGTGAGCTACCGGACGGCGCCCACGGCAACGGGTCTGCAGTGGCTGGAGCCGTCGATGACGGCGGGCGGGTTGTTGCCGTTCATGTTCAGCCAGTCGCAGGCGATCCACGCGCGCAGCTGGGTACCGGTGCAGGACACGCCGAGCGTCCGGTTCAGCTACGCGGCGCACGTGACCGCTCCGCCCGAGCTGATGGTGCTGATGAGCGCGGACAACGGCACCGAGTCCCGCCGGACCGGGTCCTACGACGTGGTGATGCCGGAGCCGATCCCGTCGTACCTGCTGGCGATCGCGGCCGGTGACCTGGTGTTCGAGCCGACCGGGGAGCGGTCCGGGGTGTGGGCCGAGCCGGAGATGGCGAAGCGGGCCGCCGCGGAGTTCTCCGACACCGAGGAGATGATGCGGGTCACCGAGGCGCTGTTCGGCCCGTACCGCTGGGGCCGGTACGACCTGCTGGTGCTGCCGCCGTCGTTCCCGTACGGCGGGATGGAGAACCCGCGGATGACGTTCGCGACCCCGACCGTGGTGATCGGGGACAAGTCGCTGGTGAACGTGATCGCGCACGAGCTGGCGCACAGCTGGTCCGGCAACCTGGTCACCCAGGACAGCTGGGACGACATCTGGCTGAACGAGGGCTTCACGTCGTACGTGGAGAACCGCATCGTCGAGGCGGTGTACGGCACCGAGACCGCGGTGATGGAGACCGCGATCAAGCAGCACTCCACCGCCAAGCTGGAGCCGTTCACGCCGGCACAGCTCGTGGTGGAGCTGCCGGGCCTCAACCACGGCACCGAGTACCACGGCACCACCGGGCTCGGTCCGCTCAAGGGATCCTGGTTCCTGTCGTGGCTGGAGGAGCGGTTCGGGCGGGACGTGTTCGACCCGTTCCTGCAGGGGTACTTCGACCGGTTCGCGTTCCGCAGCATCAACTCGACCGACTTCGTCCAGCATCTCCACGAGCACCTGCTCACGCCGCACCCGGACGTGGTGACCGCGGCAGAGGTCGCCGCCTGGCTGGACGAGCCGGGGATTCCGGCGTTCGCGCAGCGGGCCGAGTCGGCGCGGTTCACCGCCGTGGACGAGGCACGCGACACGTGGCTCCGTACGGGTGAGCTGCCGAGTGGTGGGAAGAGCTGGACTACGCAGGAGTGGCTCCGCTTCCTTGACGCGGCCCCGGACCAGCTGAGCGTCATCCAGTTGCAGCAGCTCGACCGCGAGTTCACCTTGACCGGCACGGCGAACGGTGAGATCGCCCGCCGCTGGTACTCGATCGCGGCCACCAGCGAGTACATCGCGGCGTACGACGAGCTGGCCGGCTTCCTGACGCGGGTGGGCCGGATGAAGCTGGTCCTGCCCGTCTACAAGGCGCTGAGCGCGACGGACGAGGGGCGCGCGTTCGCCGCAGAGGTGTTCGCCGCGGCGAAGCCCGGGTACCACCCGATCACGACAGCGGCCGTGCAGAAGATCCTCGGGTCAGGAACGTGA
- a CDS encoding GntR family transcriptional regulator, whose amino-acid sequence MNQGFGGEQVRTIGADHIALREQVLNELRRRIVDGDYEQGERLTENRLADDFGVSRNPVREALRVVETEGFVEILPRRGAVVATLDDTAIRDLFAVRRQLETLAAGLAAERATEQDVERLRGLLKEAQAATEAGDFDRVAELNSALHLAVFDISGNRWLASLSGAMYHHVHWVFRVGAAQRAPHSWEEHIRVVDAIAAGDREAATEAARAHIEAAAAAALPLK is encoded by the coding sequence GTGAACCAGGGCTTTGGGGGAGAACAGGTACGGACGATCGGTGCGGACCACATCGCGCTCCGCGAGCAGGTGCTCAACGAGTTGCGCCGGCGGATCGTGGACGGCGACTACGAGCAGGGTGAGCGGCTGACCGAGAACCGGCTCGCCGACGACTTCGGGGTGTCCCGGAACCCGGTCCGCGAGGCGTTGCGGGTCGTGGAGACCGAGGGGTTCGTGGAAATCCTGCCGCGCCGCGGTGCCGTGGTGGCGACGCTGGACGACACCGCGATCCGGGACCTGTTCGCGGTGCGCAGGCAGCTGGAGACACTCGCCGCGGGGCTCGCGGCCGAGCGGGCGACCGAGCAGGATGTGGAGCGGCTGCGTGGTCTGCTGAAGGAGGCGCAGGCCGCGACCGAGGCGGGGGACTTCGACCGGGTCGCGGAGCTGAACAGTGCCTTGCACCTGGCCGTGTTCGACATCAGCGGCAACCGCTGGCTGGCGTCGTTGTCGGGGGCGATGTACCACCACGTCCACTGGGTGTTCCGCGTCGGTGCCGCCCAGCGTGCGCCGCACTCGTGGGAGGAGCACATCCGCGTGGTGGACGCGATCGCCGCCGGTGACCGGGAGGCCGCGACGGAAGCAGCTCGCGCCCACATCGAGGCTGCTGCCGCCGCTGCACTCCCGCTCAAGTAG